One genomic region from Thermoanaerobaculia bacterium encodes:
- a CDS encoding Do family serine endopeptidase, whose protein sequence is MYQTSSFKSVSLVVLMVASIVFGMILAGVLDLGSNGNAEPTPQQTLTQPPSGVNNLADVADIVSPAVVAITSTQIRKNQPHSFMDPDIFRWFFGPQQDPRYEGEPEEEDKVQAGGSGFIISPDGYIVTNNHVIEDADEVEVTLNEEGADPIKAEVIGADPATDLALLKIKADKNLPYLVLGDSDSLRVGEWVMAAGYPLRYGYTVTVGVVSAKGKRIGITDTSFENFIQTDAAINFGNSGGPLLNSHGQVVGINTAIAARGQNIGFAVPVSQFKRIEAQLKKHGKVVRGYLGVRIRDVDHDIQEAFRLKERKGAFVEQVESGTPAEEAGVKHGDVILKVDEIEVKKTTDLINYVSSMEPDSTVTLTVWRDGKTRTLKAKLSERSSDESKAEEEKPSKGSSSTQEKLGITVRQLTPELRRYYRLDEDVTGLLITNVKRVSPAADEGLRQGDVILEINGEPAEKAEDLEKVIQDTKKGDLVNLYMLRPGRQAISFFAIIRIDE, encoded by the coding sequence ATGTATCAGACATCATCGTTTAAATCTGTCTCCCTGGTCGTACTGATGGTCGCTTCGATCGTCTTCGGTATGATCCTGGCAGGTGTCCTGGATCTGGGAAGCAACGGAAACGCCGAGCCCACCCCCCAGCAGACATTGACGCAGCCACCGTCAGGGGTTAACAACCTGGCCGACGTTGCGGATATTGTTTCTCCCGCCGTTGTGGCCATCACGTCGACTCAGATCCGCAAAAATCAACCCCACTCCTTCATGGATCCGGATATCTTTCGATGGTTTTTTGGGCCTCAGCAAGACCCCCGTTATGAAGGGGAACCCGAGGAAGAAGACAAGGTCCAGGCGGGCGGATCCGGATTTATCATCTCTCCGGACGGCTACATCGTCACCAACAACCACGTCATAGAAGATGCCGATGAAGTAGAAGTCACACTCAACGAAGAGGGCGCCGATCCCATTAAGGCAGAGGTCATTGGAGCCGATCCCGCTACCGATCTGGCCCTTCTTAAGATTAAGGCGGATAAAAACCTCCCCTACCTGGTCCTCGGAGACTCCGATTCCCTCCGCGTTGGTGAATGGGTCATGGCGGCGGGTTATCCCCTACGTTATGGCTATACGGTCACTGTGGGGGTGGTAAGCGCCAAGGGAAAGAGAATCGGCATTACCGACACCTCGTTCGAAAACTTCATTCAGACCGATGCTGCGATCAACTTCGGCAATTCCGGCGGCCCCCTCCTTAACTCGCATGGACAGGTCGTCGGCATCAACACAGCCATCGCCGCGCGGGGCCAGAACATCGGTTTCGCTGTCCCGGTCAGCCAGTTCAAAAGGATTGAAGCCCAATTGAAAAAGCATGGGAAAGTCGTCCGAGGTTATCTTGGCGTCCGAATTCGGGATGTGGATCACGATATCCAGGAAGCCTTCCGTCTGAAGGAACGTAAAGGTGCCTTCGTGGAACAGGTGGAATCCGGTACACCGGCAGAAGAAGCCGGCGTGAAGCATGGCGATGTCATTCTCAAGGTGGACGAGATCGAGGTCAAAAAGACCACCGACCTGATCAACTATGTGTCTTCCATGGAGCCTGACTCCACGGTAACACTTACCGTTTGGCGGGATGGAAAGACCAGGACACTGAAAGCCAAACTGTCCGAGCGGTCTTCGGATGAAAGCAAAGCTGAAGAAGAGAAACCATCCAAAGGTTCTTCCTCGACGCAGGAGAAGCTGGGCATCACGGTGCGTCAGCTCACACCGGAGCTCCGGCGCTACTATCGGCTGGACGAAGACGTGACCGGCCTGCTGATCACCAATGTAAAGCGTGTCTCTCCTGCGGCAGACGAAGGTCTTCGCCAGGGGGATGTCATCCTCGAGATTAACGGTGAACCTGCAGAAAAAGCAGAAGACCTTGAGAAGGTGATCCAGGACACGAAGAAGGGTGACCTTGTGAACCTCTACATGTTGAGGCCGGGCAGGCAAGCCATCTCATTCTTTGCTATTATCAGGATCGATGAATGA
- a CDS encoding sigma-54 dependent transcriptional regulator — protein MNEPGRILVVDDERAIRKAVRRLLESDGHIIDEASSGAEAVERATSAPFSCIIMDLKMPGMDGRETFATLREEGIETPIIILTGHGDVPTAVDFLRRGAVDFIEKPPSLERLRIAVHNALRTKALTDTIAQARPLDNLRYRIIGSSSSMNQLRETIGTIAPTRAPVLITGESGTGKELVARAIHRGSSSRQETFIRVNCAAIPDDLIESELFGHEKGSFTGATSRQLGKFILADGGTIFLDEIGDMSLRAQAKVLRVLEASEVEPLGSGTTIRVTVRVLAATNKDLGEEMARNTFREDLFFRLNVVPVSVPSLDEHREDIPDLIEHFCNLFAMEYNLPPRGFSRDAVNELSRRVWKGNIRELKNYVERCLILHPRGTIEKEDLPNGETPLQEVTPSLHLTWKEYRRESEKAYLLAQLKANDWNVAETCRTIQIPRSHLYRLMESYKIERDDP, from the coding sequence ATGAATGAACCCGGCCGAATTCTTGTCGTAGATGATGAACGCGCGATTCGCAAAGCCGTACGCAGGCTTTTAGAGTCGGACGGTCACATCATTGATGAAGCTTCTTCGGGGGCGGAAGCGGTCGAAAGGGCCACTTCCGCCCCATTTTCCTGCATCATCATGGACCTGAAAATGCCCGGGATGGACGGAAGAGAAACCTTTGCCACCCTGAGAGAAGAAGGAATCGAGACGCCCATCATCATCCTGACCGGCCATGGCGATGTGCCGACTGCCGTGGATTTCCTGCGCCGTGGAGCCGTGGATTTCATTGAGAAACCCCCTTCTCTGGAACGATTACGGATTGCTGTCCACAATGCGCTTCGAACCAAGGCCCTGACAGATACGATCGCACAGGCCCGCCCCCTGGACAATCTCCGGTATAGAATTATCGGTTCATCCTCGTCCATGAATCAGCTCAGGGAGACCATAGGCACCATTGCTCCGACACGGGCACCGGTTCTGATCACGGGAGAAAGCGGCACCGGGAAGGAGCTTGTCGCCCGAGCCATTCATCGTGGATCGTCATCCCGTCAGGAAACTTTTATCCGGGTTAACTGTGCCGCCATTCCCGACGATTTAATCGAGTCCGAGCTCTTCGGACATGAAAAGGGATCCTTTACGGGCGCCACTTCCCGTCAGCTTGGGAAATTCATCCTGGCCGATGGCGGTACGATCTTTCTCGATGAAATCGGGGACATGTCGTTACGCGCCCAGGCAAAAGTCCTGAGAGTTCTTGAAGCCTCCGAGGTGGAACCTCTGGGGAGTGGAACCACGATTCGAGTTACCGTCCGGGTCCTCGCAGCGACCAACAAGGATCTCGGCGAAGAAATGGCGAGAAATACGTTTCGAGAAGATCTCTTTTTCCGTCTGAACGTGGTTCCTGTTTCCGTTCCCTCTCTGGATGAACACCGGGAGGATATCCCGGACCTTATCGAACATTTCTGCAATCTTTTCGCCATGGAATACAACCTCCCTCCCCGCGGATTTTCCCGGGACGCCGTAAATGAACTGTCCCGGCGGGTCTGGAAAGGAAACATTCGCGAGCTGAAGAATTATGTGGAGCGATGCCTGATCCTTCATCCGCGGGGAACGATCGAGAAGGAAGATCTTCCGAATGGAGAGACGCCCCTTCAGGAGGTAACTCCCTCTTTGCACCTTACATGGAAGGAATATCGAAGAGAATCGGAAAAAGCGTATCTTTTGGCTCAGCTGAAAGCCAATGACTGGAATGTGGCAGAAACATGCCGCACCATCCAGATCCCGCGCAGCCATCTCTATCGTCTAATGGAATCTTACAAAATCGAAAGGGACGACCCATGA
- the pyrE gene encoding orotate phosphoribosyltransferase produces the protein MTSEIQSLLLQSGALLEGHFILSSGKHSSNYLQCAVMLQHPEFATRAGLLLGDLLQPYNLDLVISPAIGGIVIGQEVGRALGKRAIFAEREKGVMTLRRGFLIQPGDRVGIVEDVVTTGGSVKEVIKAVSEAGGVPAVVGSLVFRTKESPFTVPYEYLWQVIFPVYDQDECPLCAKGSQAVKPGSRS, from the coding sequence ATGACCTCTGAAATCCAATCTCTGCTTCTTCAATCCGGAGCCCTGCTTGAGGGACACTTCATCCTGTCTTCCGGAAAACATTCCTCCAACTATCTGCAATGTGCCGTCATGCTTCAGCACCCCGAATTCGCGACCCGGGCAGGTCTCCTTCTGGGAGATCTTCTCCAGCCCTACAATCTGGATCTCGTCATTTCTCCCGCCATCGGCGGTATTGTGATCGGTCAGGAAGTCGGGCGCGCTCTCGGGAAACGGGCCATCTTTGCGGAGCGGGAAAAAGGTGTCATGACTCTTCGGCGTGGATTTCTGATTCAACCCGGAGACAGGGTTGGCATCGTTGAAGACGTTGTGACAACGGGAGGCAGTGTAAAAGAAGTGATCAAAGCCGTATCGGAGGCCGGTGGAGTTCCGGCCGTCGTCGGGAGCCTGGTCTTTCGAACGAAAGAATCTCCATTCACCGTTCCCTATGAATACCTCTGGCAGGTCATTTTCCCCGTATACGATCAGGATGAATGCCCCCTCTGCGCCAAAGGATCTCAGGCTGTCAAACCGGGGAGCCGTTCCTGA
- a CDS encoding non-canonical purine NTP pyrophosphatase produces MNAPSAPKDLRLSNRGAVPDVIWTLVTGNFEKLAEIQSIISFPIIHESCDLDEVQSLDLREIVKFKVRKAYEILHKPVMVEDVGLHLEGYGGFPGPLVRWILKASGSSALCRMADGCGNRVARATCIVGATEGSTTLLAEGTVRGTVTENPRGKNAFGWDDIFIPENSIHTYAEIPREKKNSDSHRTRAWRTMETMLRDRGMV; encoded by the coding sequence ATGAATGCCCCCTCTGCGCCAAAGGATCTCAGGCTGTCAAACCGGGGAGCCGTTCCTGACGTGATCTGGACTCTTGTCACGGGAAATTTCGAAAAGCTGGCAGAAATTCAATCCATTATTTCGTTTCCCATAATTCATGAATCCTGTGATCTTGATGAAGTTCAGAGCTTAGACCTCCGCGAAATCGTCAAATTTAAAGTCCGTAAAGCTTACGAAATCCTCCACAAACCCGTCATGGTAGAGGATGTTGGACTGCACCTGGAGGGTTACGGAGGATTCCCCGGCCCACTTGTCCGATGGATTCTGAAAGCATCCGGTTCATCCGCTCTTTGCCGCATGGCAGATGGATGTGGAAATCGAGTGGCGAGAGCTACCTGCATAGTGGGTGCAACCGAGGGATCCACGACTTTACTGGCTGAGGGAACGGTACGGGGTACGGTCACAGAGAATCCCAGAGGAAAAAATGCATTTGGATGGGACGATATATTTATCCCGGAAAATTCCATCCATACTTATGCTGAAATCCCGCGGGAAAAGAAAAATTCGGATTCCCACAGGACCCGCGCCTGGCGAACGATGGAAACAATGCTCAGGGACCGCGGCATGGTATAA
- a CDS encoding ABC transporter substrate-binding protein produces the protein MKLFSFMIGTMLSLSLLAQAPTSASGTLRVGIQHDINATNPHQSLDTITSTVLGNVFDTLVRYADETFDIIPGLALSWTSSEDFTKWTYTLRPGVTFHDGTPLTADIVVKSFMDVPNFPIEVSRDGEMNVVFSLKEGNAKFNDILAHPSKSVIHPSMIGNGSKAIGTGPFKFGTWQSGKSISLTPNPSWWGGKVKAPEVMFIVYPNENALVNDMIAGKIDLAEWLSGDSIPALRKADNVTVKSSLGNNVGFLAMNTSHSPFERKEVREAVAHSINVVELTRTFFPGGTGAPATTFLPPPIFKTQGHPKSYNPTQAKDLLTKSGASLSKPMVLLQTWAPRPYMPDPAGIAKAVKESLENIGFTIRIVNDPDNFFTRLRAGDFDLCLSGWIGDSSDPVEFLAANFHSNYIGLQNLPRWSDPQFDRLIQTARVSKGFPFKKAMDDALGRMGNGVPLVPLFWGAQSAAWSKSVQGYHVHPSNHMILWNVSKNGS, from the coding sequence GTGAAACTTTTTTCCTTCATGATCGGTACGATGCTCAGTCTATCCCTGCTTGCTCAGGCTCCGACATCCGCTTCTGGCACCCTGCGCGTCGGAATTCAGCATGACATTAACGCGACCAATCCTCACCAGTCGTTGGATACGATTACCTCCACAGTCTTAGGGAATGTCTTTGACACGCTTGTCCGATATGCCGATGAAACCTTCGACATCATCCCCGGCCTGGCTCTCTCATGGACCTCCAGTGAGGATTTCACGAAGTGGACGTACACCCTGCGCCCCGGCGTGACCTTTCATGACGGCACACCTCTGACCGCGGATATCGTGGTGAAGTCATTTATGGATGTTCCCAACTTTCCCATTGAGGTCTCAAGGGATGGAGAGATGAACGTCGTTTTTTCTCTGAAGGAAGGAAACGCGAAATTTAACGATATTCTTGCCCATCCGAGCAAATCGGTGATTCATCCGTCCATGATCGGCAATGGCTCGAAAGCGATTGGAACGGGTCCCTTCAAGTTTGGAACGTGGCAGAGCGGTAAGAGCATCAGCCTGACCCCGAATCCTTCATGGTGGGGCGGCAAAGTGAAGGCGCCGGAAGTTATGTTCATCGTTTATCCCAATGAGAATGCCCTTGTAAATGACATGATTGCAGGAAAGATCGATCTTGCGGAATGGCTTTCCGGAGATTCCATACCCGCTTTGCGGAAAGCGGATAACGTGACCGTAAAGAGTTCCCTTGGAAATAACGTTGGATTTCTGGCCATGAATACGTCGCACAGCCCCTTTGAACGTAAGGAGGTGCGTGAAGCAGTGGCCCATTCGATCAATGTTGTCGAGCTGACCCGCACCTTTTTCCCGGGGGGGACCGGCGCTCCCGCCACGACCTTCCTTCCTCCGCCCATCTTCAAGACGCAGGGACACCCGAAATCCTATAATCCCACCCAGGCAAAAGATCTCCTGACGAAGTCAGGTGCTTCTCTTTCGAAACCCATGGTTCTCCTTCAGACCTGGGCTCCACGTCCTTACATGCCGGATCCCGCGGGAATCGCAAAGGCCGTAAAGGAATCTCTTGAAAATATTGGATTTACCATTCGGATTGTGAATGATCCGGACAATTTCTTCACCCGACTTCGTGCCGGTGATTTTGATCTCTGTCTCTCGGGATGGATTGGAGACTCTTCCGATCCCGTTGAATTTCTTGCGGCAAACTTCCACTCGAACTACATCGGTCTGCAGAATCTTCCGCGCTGGTCTGACCCGCAGTTTGACAGGCTGATCCAGACCGCGCGCGTATCAAAGGGATTTCCCTTCAAGAAGGCCATGGATGACGCTCTGGGGCGCATGGGAAATGGTGTTCCCCTGGTCCCCCTCTTCTGGGGAGCTCAGAGTGCAGCCTGGTCCAAGAGTGTACAGGGCTATCATGTCCATCCGTCGAACCATATGATTCTCTGGAATGTAAGCAAAAACGGGAGTTGA
- a CDS encoding DUF2817 domain-containing protein, producing the protein MNTSYLRQYIPIILAVLIHLCTAVSVPADTYDTHTLIQIDTTAPFTISFLQESRFDIVNAGKGWVKALLSDEELRVLEDAGIPYSILYEEMAADRENFASPDDCGVISWPCYYTASTFNTVNPPSGSLMEHLLSLHTTYSDITRLYNLGPTQDGAYDILAIKVTDNPDAEEAEPEIRLYGDIHGDEVSGLMVTCDVLDWILTNYSSNTDAQKLVDEAELWFIPMGNPYGRSHNTRYNSRNVDLNRNFWGPNGNEDCEPYTNPCQPFTEKETQAIRDLTEVMGKRFVTSISFHGGAACFNSVYNYTSSPTSDEPIFFESRTGGPLGEADPSPYGLAQAYMDGCTAPGFWYTNGADWYVTRGDTNDWSYNLWSDLDTTLELTTTKWPDPSEIPSFTAQHRQAVLNYMLKTFQGVSGTMTDALSGTPLDGTVTATCTASSSTYVTVPHEYKSVLTDPDVGDFHRVLEPGTYTVRCEAPGYISVTRTGVVVTADTSTTISCEMPVLVEVQSHTFFDACSGTGSGGDDVLDPGEEAAITLTLSNGGPYEITGVQVTAATGSEYVDILQSITTAAPIPAGGTAETQAPSITIQVSPSTPCGTPVILDLLIEADQGTWTDTVTLVIGDITQGSGFFLEETFDVSTAPPDLPPGWSQEDVNKNAGNWSTATSTQNPSGQAPHSNPNLVYFNAYSATQGSTTRLFKTTPLSLTGITSTSLTWWMYHDTELSGSDDRIQPQVSLDGTSWIDVGIPISRYDSTTGWKYHTVSLNAYAGQSVYIGILGISAWGNDIHLDDIQVTYEAPSSCEFTLCESGPPGETASTTETALIWDTSTILSWGANPFADTYTVYRGIGSDLPHLLDSELDSCTCASGISGKSLSGVDEVPAAGSLFWYLVTGTNSQGEGSAGEATSGERELNTSGPCT; encoded by the coding sequence TTGAATACATCATATCTTCGACAATATATCCCGATCATCCTGGCGGTTCTGATTCATCTCTGCACTGCTGTCTCTGTACCGGCAGACACCTACGACACCCATACGCTGATTCAGATTGATACCACGGCACCTTTCACGATTTCTTTTCTGCAGGAATCCCGGTTTGACATTGTGAATGCGGGGAAAGGCTGGGTGAAAGCACTGCTGTCCGACGAAGAACTTCGAGTTCTCGAGGATGCAGGAATTCCTTACTCCATTCTCTACGAGGAAATGGCAGCAGATCGTGAAAATTTCGCCTCCCCCGACGACTGCGGAGTGATCTCGTGGCCCTGCTACTACACAGCCTCGACCTTCAACACCGTTAACCCGCCTTCCGGAAGCCTCATGGAGCATCTCCTGAGCCTTCATACAACTTACTCCGACATCACAAGGCTCTACAACCTGGGGCCGACTCAGGATGGAGCCTACGATATTCTCGCAATCAAGGTCACTGACAACCCCGACGCCGAAGAGGCCGAGCCGGAAATCCGGCTCTATGGGGATATCCACGGCGACGAAGTGTCCGGGCTCATGGTCACCTGCGACGTCCTGGACTGGATCCTGACAAACTATTCCTCGAATACCGATGCCCAGAAGCTGGTCGACGAGGCGGAGCTCTGGTTTATCCCGATGGGAAATCCCTACGGACGGTCCCATAACACCCGGTACAACAGCCGCAACGTGGATCTGAACAGGAACTTCTGGGGACCCAACGGGAATGAGGATTGTGAACCCTATACAAATCCCTGTCAGCCCTTTACGGAGAAAGAGACCCAGGCCATTCGCGACCTCACCGAGGTCATGGGAAAACGTTTTGTGACTTCGATCTCCTTCCACGGCGGAGCCGCCTGCTTCAACTCGGTCTATAACTACACTTCCTCCCCCACCTCCGACGAACCGATTTTCTTCGAATCACGAACCGGGGGCCCTTTGGGGGAAGCCGATCCCTCTCCATACGGCCTGGCTCAGGCCTACATGGACGGTTGTACCGCCCCCGGCTTCTGGTACACAAACGGCGCCGACTGGTACGTCACGCGGGGTGACACGAATGACTGGTCCTACAACCTCTGGTCCGATCTGGATACGACCCTGGAACTGACGACCACCAAATGGCCGGACCCTTCTGAAATCCCGTCCTTCACTGCACAACATCGCCAGGCCGTGCTGAACTATATGCTCAAGACCTTCCAGGGAGTCAGCGGAACCATGACCGACGCCCTCTCCGGAACCCCCCTGGACGGGACCGTGACGGCGACCTGCACGGCTTCCTCTTCCACATATGTGACCGTTCCTCATGAGTACAAGAGTGTACTCACCGATCCCGATGTCGGTGATTTTCACCGGGTCCTGGAGCCGGGAACCTATACGGTCAGGTGTGAAGCACCGGGGTATATTTCTGTAACCCGGACAGGAGTCGTAGTCACGGCCGATACATCCACAACGATATCCTGCGAAATGCCGGTCCTCGTGGAAGTCCAGAGCCATACCTTCTTCGATGCCTGCTCAGGTACCGGCTCAGGGGGAGATGATGTTCTCGACCCCGGGGAAGAGGCGGCCATCACCCTCACTCTATCGAACGGTGGTCCCTATGAGATCACCGGCGTGCAGGTGACGGCGGCTACCGGATCAGAATACGTAGACATTCTGCAATCCATCACGACGGCCGCGCCCATTCCGGCCGGCGGCACAGCTGAAACCCAGGCTCCTTCCATCACGATTCAGGTTTCCCCCTCCACACCGTGCGGAACCCCGGTGATTCTGGACCTTCTCATTGAAGCGGATCAGGGAACCTGGACCGACACCGTGACCCTGGTTATCGGGGATATTACACAGGGGTCGGGATTTTTTCTGGAAGAGACCTTTGACGTTTCCACTGCGCCCCCGGACCTTCCCCCAGGATGGTCTCAGGAAGATGTAAACAAGAATGCAGGAAATTGGAGTACAGCAACGTCGACTCAAAATCCGTCGGGACAGGCACCCCATTCCAATCCGAACCTGGTCTATTTCAATGCCTATTCAGCCACCCAGGGCAGTACAACACGTCTTTTTAAAACTACACCGCTTTCCCTTACAGGAATCACGTCCACCTCCCTGACATGGTGGATGTACCACGACACTGAATTGTCAGGCAGTGATGATCGGATTCAGCCCCAGGTATCCCTGGACGGCACTTCATGGATCGACGTGGGAATTCCTATATCCAGATATGATTCCACCACGGGTTGGAAGTATCACACTGTCTCTCTGAACGCGTATGCAGGCCAGTCGGTTTACATCGGAATCCTGGGAATCAGCGCATGGGGCAATGATATCCATCTGGACGACATCCAGGTCACCTATGAAGCACCTTCCAGCTGTGAATTCACGCTGTGCGAAAGCGGCCCTCCGGGAGAGACGGCATCTACGACCGAAACGGCGTTGATCTGGGATACATCCACTATCCTTTCCTGGGGTGCCAACCCATTTGCGGACACCTACACGGTCTACCGGGGAATAGGGTCGGATCTGCCTCATCTTCTGGACAGTGAACTGGATTCCTGCACTTGTGCTTCAGGAATCTCAGGGAAATCTCTTTCCGGTGTCGATGAAGTCCCTGCTGCAGGATCACTCTTCTGGTATCTGGTTACCGGCACAAACAGTCAGGGAGAGGGTTCAGCCGGCGAGGCCACATCAGGAGAGCGTGAACTCAACACCTCCGGTCCCTGCACGTAA
- a CDS encoding SulP family inorganic anion transporter, with product MTTKTTTASIAPPSLSGDLWGGFAAMLVALPSAIAFGVLIFSVMGPQYAGMGALAGILGSIALGLVTPWIGRTGGLIAAPCAPSAAVLSAMVASLLAGATGRAFQPDEILPLIAVTAILASVLQVVYGAIGGGRLIKFVPFQVVSGYLSGVGVLIALSQIPKLLGLEEGVPLLHGLIRPSDWVWQSLLVGLVTMGVTVLAPRVIRKVPATIVGLAGGMGAYGILAMGDPALRNLRDNPLIIGPIETSGSFLGAVAHHAASLFSVDPHLVSHVMIPALTLSVLLSIDTLKTCVVLDALTRGRHHSDRELLGQGMGNFIAGLIGGMPGAGTMGPTLVNVTSGGRTFRSGLVQGVLVVAVFFALGSLVAWVPIGALAGVLLIVAWRMIDWRQVKLLKSRNGRLDFAVIISVVLVAVAVDLIVATGVGIALAVLLFLRDQIRGSVIRRKHYLNQFSSKTRRLAHQRAILKAKGDQGVFCELQGNLFFGTTDQLLTQLDEDLKKRDYILLDMRRVQSMDFTAAHLLEQLQERLFERGGQLLLSGMPSGLLDERDFERYLAGLGVVRKGGGVMVSDTLDGALEWIENRILEQEGAAPEDDETLLTLGEIDLFRSLSPDVLNTLSACVREEHVPEGGRIFSCGDSGDEIYFVRKGSIRILLPLEGGRRHHLATIGRGDYFGELSFLDRMTRSADAEAKVASDFFILSRTAFENLQENAPALGHVLFNRLAVQMAERLRHTDMELRMIEER from the coding sequence ATGACGACAAAGACAACGACGGCTTCGATTGCTCCTCCTTCCCTGTCGGGGGACCTGTGGGGCGGTTTCGCCGCGATGCTGGTAGCCCTGCCCTCCGCCATCGCCTTCGGAGTTCTGATTTTTTCGGTGATGGGGCCCCAGTATGCCGGGATGGGAGCCCTGGCGGGGATCCTGGGCTCGATTGCTCTGGGCCTGGTCACGCCCTGGATCGGTCGGACAGGAGGGCTGATTGCCGCCCCGTGCGCGCCTTCCGCGGCCGTTCTCTCTGCCATGGTGGCCAGTCTTCTGGCCGGCGCGACAGGGCGTGCGTTTCAACCCGATGAAATTCTTCCCCTTATTGCCGTTACCGCAATTCTGGCTTCTGTGCTTCAGGTCGTCTACGGTGCGATCGGGGGAGGCCGGCTGATTAAATTTGTTCCCTTTCAGGTCGTCAGCGGATATCTATCTGGAGTCGGCGTTCTGATCGCCCTCAGTCAAATCCCCAAGCTCCTGGGTTTAGAAGAGGGCGTTCCTCTCCTTCATGGTTTGATTCGACCTTCGGACTGGGTATGGCAAAGCCTTCTCGTTGGTCTCGTTACGATGGGGGTTACGGTTCTGGCCCCCAGGGTGATCCGGAAGGTTCCCGCAACAATTGTCGGTCTGGCCGGCGGGATGGGAGCCTACGGCATTCTGGCGATGGGTGATCCTGCCCTGAGAAATCTCCGTGACAACCCTCTCATCATCGGTCCGATTGAGACATCCGGGTCTTTTCTTGGTGCCGTGGCCCATCATGCGGCCTCTCTTTTCTCGGTCGACCCTCATCTGGTGTCTCATGTCATGATCCCTGCCCTGACCCTTTCCGTCCTTTTGTCAATCGATACGCTCAAAACCTGTGTCGTCCTTGATGCCCTGACACGGGGCCGTCATCATTCCGATCGTGAGCTCCTGGGGCAGGGTATGGGAAACTTCATTGCCGGTCTGATCGGAGGAATGCCGGGCGCCGGTACCATGGGGCCGACCCTGGTCAATGTCACCAGCGGCGGGCGTACCTTTCGGTCGGGGCTTGTCCAGGGAGTGCTGGTTGTGGCGGTCTTCTTTGCTCTGGGCTCCCTGGTCGCATGGGTTCCCATCGGCGCTCTGGCCGGCGTTCTGCTGATTGTTGCGTGGAGAATGATCGACTGGAGGCAGGTCAAGCTTTTGAAAAGCCGGAACGGGAGACTCGATTTTGCTGTTATTATTTCGGTCGTTCTTGTTGCGGTTGCGGTGGATCTCATCGTGGCCACGGGTGTCGGCATCGCCCTGGCCGTTCTTCTGTTTCTCCGGGATCAGATCCGGGGTTCTGTCATTCGAAGGAAGCATTACCTCAATCAGTTCTCTTCAAAGACCCGCAGGCTGGCACATCAGAGAGCCATCTTGAAAGCGAAGGGAGACCAGGGTGTCTTTTGCGAACTGCAGGGAAATCTCTTTTTTGGCACCACGGACCAGCTGTTGACTCAACTCGACGAAGATCTGAAAAAGCGGGATTATATTCTTCTGGATATGCGGCGGGTTCAATCGATGGATTTTACGGCCGCCCACCTACTGGAACAGCTGCAGGAACGCCTGTTTGAAAGGGGCGGTCAGCTCCTTCTGAGCGGAATGCCTAGCGGTCTTCTGGACGAAAGGGACTTTGAACGATATCTGGCCGGCCTGGGAGTGGTCCGGAAGGGTGGGGGAGTCATGGTTTCCGATACGCTGGATGGGGCCCTGGAGTGGATCGAGAATCGCATTCTGGAACAGGAGGGCGCCGCACCTGAGGACGATGAAACTCTTCTGACCCTCGGAGAAATCGACTTATTCCGCAGTCTCAGCCCCGATGTGCTGAATACCCTTTCCGCCTGTGTTCGAGAAGAGCATGTTCCAGAAGGCGGGCGGATCTTTTCCTGCGGGGACAGCGGAGACGAAATCTACTTTGTCCGAAAGGGGAGCATACGGATCCTTCTGCCGCTGGAGGGCGGAAGGCGTCACCATTTAGCCACGATTGGGAGAGGGGACTATTTTGGAGAGCTCTCCTTCCTGGACCGCATGACCCGTTCCGCCGATGCCGAGGCCAAAGTGGCCTCCGATTTCTTCATCCTTTCGAGAACAGCCTTTGAGAATCTTCAGGAGAATGCTCCCGCACTTGGACATGTACTCTTTAATCGTCTCGCGGTTCAGATGGCGGAGCGGCTCCGCCATACCGATATGGAACTGCGGATGATCGAGGAGCGCTGA